The following proteins come from a genomic window of Deinococcus aerophilus:
- a CDS encoding YfiT family bacillithiol transferase: MSAPDPRYPLGPMPTPLELTLRERQEALRQLRELPQRLRAAVQGLTDAQLDTPYREGGWTVRQVVHHVADSHMNAFFRLKLALTEANPVVKPYDEGTWADLPDTALPPHISLNLLDALHARLLTVLDGVTDWSRPWTHPAQGRTYTLDTLLAMYAWHGRHHVAHISALRGQHGW; this comes from the coding sequence TCCCCTGGGGCCGATGCCCACGCCGCTCGAACTGACCCTGCGCGAACGGCAGGAGGCGCTGCGGCAACTGCGCGAGCTGCCGCAGCGCCTGCGGGCCGCCGTGCAGGGCCTGACCGACGCGCAGCTGGACACGCCGTACCGCGAGGGCGGCTGGACCGTGCGCCAGGTGGTTCATCACGTGGCGGACAGCCACATGAATGCCTTCTTCCGCCTCAAGCTTGCGTTGACAGAAGCCAATCCTGTGGTCAAACCCTACGACGAGGGAACGTGGGCCGATCTGCCGGATACGGCGCTGCCCCCGCACATCAGCCTGAACCTGCTCGACGCCCTGCACGCCCGCCTGCTGACCGTGCTGGACGGCGTGACCGACTGGAGCCGTCCCTGGACGCATCCGGCGCAGGGCCGCACCTACACGCTGGATACCCTGCTCGCCATGTATGCGTGGCATGGCCGGCACCACGTCGCCCACATCTCGGCCCTGCGCGGGCAACACGGCTGGTAG